The following nucleotide sequence is from Malania oleifera isolate guangnan ecotype guangnan chromosome 4, ASM2987363v1, whole genome shotgun sequence.
CACATGTTAGatcaaataataaacaatatacaAAAAATAGTTGTTCTCTCAGTAAAATGTAATGTTATTTTTTCATACACAAGACCATCGAAATGTAAAAGTGAATAactatcatctctctctctctctctctctctctctctctctctctctctctctctctctctctctctctctcacacacacgcATACACACATTGCATAATATGATCAAATTAAGCAGGGAGTTTATTGAAGGTCTAAAGGTTTTAACATTATCTCCTATTATATAATTCAATAGAATAAACCATCaaactaataaatcataaaaacaaTATAATGATAACTTTAtgaaccataaattacataaatattttagtcataaatttttaaaaataatatatagttaAAACTGTGAATTTTAAGTGAGTTGTCAATTCAAACATCTAGAATTCGATTTCTGGTCAAATCAAACTTGTATTTAAGCATATGATTATTTTACTAGTCGCTCTAAAACACGCACTAACACTCTAAATAGGAGAAGAGGAAATGTTGATATCTAACATGCATCGATAGGCCTCTATCTTATCCTCAACACATGTTTGAAAAAGCAAAGTTGtttaattataattttgaaatttttactCAAACACATGTACACATCAAATTAAAGTGCCCAAAACTTGTAGAACCCGATAATTATTATTAAAAgggcaaaataaaaaataaaaaatgaagtgAAGGACAAGTAGtaataatatcaaattttaaaatatcttttatattttgaaaaagataccatatttgaattttttttttttaaaaaaaaattgtatcaacatattatattattatatattaaccATATAATTTTAATTCTCATGCCCTTGCCATATCTTCTCTTGAATTTTTTGAGATTTTACATATTAATATTTCTATCCCAAGTATTATGAACCATAAGTAACCAGTTTATGGTCAATCTCTTTGTcgtctaaaaaaaaatttaagtaaaGATCATTTCATGATTATTTCTTTGTGTTCAATCATCTGGATACATTACTTGTTAAATTTTTGTCAAGTAGCTTAGATAGGTCGTTAAGTTCGATTCAAGTCACTAAAGGATATCATAAGAAACAAAACCGATAAGTACTCCAACTATTAACTTTTGATGTCAAAAGTAACTTGAAATTCTTTCCACATATCAAAATATTCGACGTACCTCCAAATAAGAGAAGGACAATAATAATAGAATGTGTTCGATACTTCCATTAACTATTTCATTGAGAGTGAATAAAATTAATCTACATTTATCACAACTAATGTAGTGATTGCATTCATATCTTCTAACTagtttgaatttttataaataatttatcaGACATATTCCCAGTGTGATCATTAAAGATCAGCTTGTAACTATGCTGACCACTCTAATCATTCACACTTAGTGGCTCTTACCTTGTTGGGGTTACCTTAATTGTTCAAATGAGTGGTGCAACTTGGTTTTGCATGTAAGAAAGGCAGGTCACTGGTTTGTCCCCTCATATTAAATCAACTTTTTGAAAGAAAAAGGCCCTACCGCAATTGGTTGCAACTGGggtaggcaaaaaaaaaaaaagagagagagatgagggaaggaagaagaaagttGGCATGGCAGCATACGTGATTTTGAAAGCTGTGAGACGCACAGCCGCACCCAAGAAGCCAACAAGGTGAAGCGTTCAAATCGTGTCGACGCTCCCAATCCTTTTCATGGTAGattaaagagaaaaagagaaaaaataaataataagaatgACAACTACCCATGCTTTAGCTAGCTTTTTCCATTCTGCTACCGAAAAGTACTGCGCTACTGCACGTAGTGACCACGGTCTCAGCACCATTGAAGAGTTAAAAGGATTGAGGTAGCATCCTGTCCCCTTCTCCGTCTTCCCCGTGAATGCCAAGAATCAGCCTCCACCAAAACGACCTTTATAAGAAACGCCAAATAGAGAAAGAAGAGCATATACAGCAGTAGAATCAATCTCCTCATCCTTGTAAGAACACTGGATACATTAAAGATTGAAAGAGAGGCTTGTGCAAATGAAAGGCTTTGGAATTTTACCGACTCTAATTCTCCTCCCCTGCGTCGCTTTACTCATCTGCAACCATTCCCAAGCCAAACCCGCACAACCCATCTCACAAATCCTGAAATTTGACAAATTTAATCTTTTCCGCAGCTCGACTCTCCCATGGAGGAGTCAGGGGAGAGAGTCCCAAGAAACTCATTTGAGATTTGCAGCGCCCGTGGCGATAGCAGGTGTCTTGTGTTTCCTAGCTGCCTCCATATCCAGCGCAGGCGGAATTGGAGGCGGCGGTTTGTTCATACCCATTCTGACTATAGTCGCAGGACTGGACCTCAAGATGGCGTCAAGTTTCTCAGCTTTCATGGTCACAGGGGGGTCGCTGGCCAATGTCCTCCGCAACATGTTTGTGACCACTTGCCCTAGATATGGTGGTAAGACTCTGATCGACTATGACATAGCGCTTCTTTCAGAGCCATGCATTTTACTGGGAGTGAGCATTGGAGTTATCTGCAACCTCGTGTTCCCGGAGTGGCTGATTACCATACTGTTTGTGGTGTTTCTTGGTTGGTGCACGCTTAAAACGTTTAGAAATGGGATTTTGTGTTGGAAATCAGAGTCGGAGGAGGTTGGGAATTTGGGAAATGGGTTGGTGGGGAATGGAATTTGTCATGAGAGTGGAGGAGTAGAGTGCAGCAAAGACCCTCTTTTAAGTGGAAAAGGAGACTGCAAGGTGGGGATTCCAAGGATGAAATTGGGGTTATTGGTTATGGTCTGGCTTTCATTCTTTATTGTGTATTTTCTTCGAGCAAATCAACTTGGGGAGGTATGGCTGCCCTTTTCCTCATCAACCTCTACAGTTTAGTTATGTCTCGTTTTCATTCATTTCAACAGTAATGACATTGCTGTTAAGTTTCCAATAATTAATTCAGTTAGCAATTGGAGATCTTTAATAGAACTAATCTTCTCTGTTTAGACCAATGACACTGCAAGGGTAGAGGAAAGGAAAATTGTTTAATCAATTTTCTATTTTACTTTTTCTCTTTCTCAAAAACTTTTAGGAATTGAAGTTTATTCAGATTTGATTGAACATTAACAGAAATCAAAGGCTAATTGCatgtaatttaaaaataaataaataaagggaaaaaaaatatgtatcttagtttcatatatatattgttttctttttattctccttcataatcaaataaaaaaaaaaatgaattccttCACATTTTCTGTTCCTTCACAAAAGATATCCACTCTACATCATGCCCTAATTATGCCCAGTAGTGTGCAGGCTGATGACCTTAAGTTTTAATTCCAAACCCAAAAGGTCATAGTAATAAGAAATCATATATGAAGGCATATGCAGATATAGAATGTTTTGAGGAATGGTAGGATCAATTGCTATGCAGTCTCCTCATGGACTCTCTCCCTTCCAATTTTTAGTCCTATCAAAACATAAGAGTGCCAAATGTTTCTTTTCAGTATGCCAAACACAACAGACCATAGTCATGAGAGACATAATTGATGGCAAGTGGCAGATATAGAACGTTCTGATAATGCTTCTTGTAGGACCCCCTGGAAATTTTTATTCCCAAAACATAAGAGAACTAACATTAGTTGAATCAATACCATACTCTATGATCTTTGTCGCCAATGTAGCGCAAGCTTAAATATTAGAATTGCTTAAAAACTGCCCTATATCCATCAATGGCATGTGGTGGATTGGCATCTAAGGGGCTCCTGAATGACCTTGGCTTTAAAGTTGGGAATTCTAGCCATGAACGGATTATGCATGGTAGTTATAATATAAATAGACTTTGTCTTATATTCTATAAGATAACCGAAAAAAACTTGTTATGTTTCCCACCCTCAAAATGCAAATGACAATTAAAAGGggggaaaaattaaaatgaaaacaGATGCTTCTTTTCTGTGTTTTCGCATGGTTGGCTTCTAATACAAATATTCAGTTACATAGCAATGACACTCAAAACTGATTCACATGTTTTCAACAGCACTGTCAAGTATAATTTACTATTCAATATATCTGCAGAGCATTATACAAATGCAGCCATGTGGAGTGAACTACTGGATTCTCTCATCATTCCAAATCCCTCTTGCCATTATTTTTACCACATGGATCATATGCAGAAATGATATCCATCCAGACCAAACATCCAACCTGCAGGTGCTCAATGACACATCCTCACTGCCCTACTCCTTATCCATCTAATAGTTTCAATCTCAACTAGTATAGCCTGAACTTCTACTACATTGAAATGTTCATTTTTGACTAACTAGCTTTAAGATGAAACCTTGATAAGACTCCCTTCTCTGTGAAGATGGCAGATTCCCAAACTAGCAGCAGATCATCAAATAAGCTTATTTTCCCAATAATGGCACTTTTGGCTGGGATATTGGGTGGACTATTTGGAATTGGAGGTGGAATGCTTCTGAGTCCACTTCTTCTTCATGTTGGAATGGCACCTGAGGTAAAATCTGCAATACATTTCATACCACTTGAACTCATGTAAATCATCCCTCACAGAAAATGTCTGTACAGATTAATCCTCAAAGATGGATGCTTTATAATTCTCAACACCTTGCACAAAAGGCTATATCTATTTTTCATGGCATCTTgcataaacttttattttttgcatcCTTCTCTGGTGTAGGTGACAGCAGGAACTTGTTCACTCTTGGTTTTTTTCTCATCTACAATGTCTTCATTTCAGAACTTATTGATGGGCATGGAGCACACAGATGCTGCCCTTGTGTTTGCCATCATTTGTTTCGTAGCATCGCTTCTTGGATTGATGGTCGTGCAGAGGGCCATAGAAAAATATGGGAGAGCCTCCCTCATTATATTCTCTGTTGGTACAGTAATGGCTTTAAGTACGATTCTAATAACCAGCTTTGGAGCTGTGGATGTTTGGAGAGACTATACAACTGGGAAATACATGGGGTTTAAACTTCCCTGTTAAAAAccaaaaagagaaaaacaaaaaagaaatttGTAATTAGTTCTTTAATATTCAACAGTTAAATAGTAAAACTTCTTGGTGTATGGTATAAATGAAAGAGAATTAGTCAAATTATTGTGCTAATTTCGTATTAATGAGCTTTGAAATGAAGTTAGAAGCACGACTTGGTGTGTTTATTGTATTAAGTTTTGTATTAGTGATCTTTAAAATGGAGAAAATAAGATGTGTGACTTGTACGGTTCTattgtttttttccttttttcttctttttttttaaccTAAATTTGGGGTATGTCATTCACAAGGCAGAAAATGCAAATGGGCACAAAACTATGCTTTTGAAGTGAGGCTCAGAGCATAAAGGCAGAGCAGGAGAATTGGCCAAAGAATTTTAAGAATTTCACTTAAGTTTGTctcacaataaaaaaaataaagtggaGGATGAGTGTTCATATACATGGTTAGGTTTATGAAATAATGACTTAAGCTTTTGAGTTGCATTTTTGTTTATCCATAGCAAACCACTTAAGAGGGCTTTTCCGGTGCTAACAATGTTGGGAATAAAGCACAAATTCCCgcaacctgtgagaaacaaaatagagaaaaataacgccaaagaaaaatcaatcacacgcacaagacaatatttacgtggttcgacaattttgcctacgtccacggagttgcagggatttcaatattatcaggaaaaaaacacagagagtgcggcgatacaatgctctccctctcactatctcgcaggtacaaccactcaaaccctaatcacccgaaagcaatcctttttatatgttgcgcctagggttccgttccgaatgggctccaaaatttttggcccaagccttcgctccatggactaagccttaggatagaaatctctaattaaatagaggtcgggtcgtcatccaaattaaaaacacaactaggctccacaaaagcccaacaaatctcccagttggagactagttcaatcatcAATATCAACTGCAATCCTCCTAAAAAAAACAATCCCTCATCCTTGCAACTCAACCTCCTctcctcaagctagaagaccaactgaagctgcacacagcttcagtttctcaatagtaacacccttagtcaacatgtctgctgggtttttagatccacatatcttttcaagtattaccagcttatcttcaacaaggtaatggataaagtggtattttgtttgtatgtgtttcgactttgaatgtaaagccgaatttttggcaagaaagattgcactctgactgtcactgtgtagaatgcccatcttctgcttcttacccaattcttCTAAGAAACCATATAgtcaaatcatctcctttccagcttcagttgctgcaacatactcagcttctgtagtagacaaagtaacaatcttttgcaaatttgaagcccaagatatagctgtaccacccagagtaaatacaaatctagtagtactctttctactatcattatcaccagcaaaatcagcgtctacataaccctgcagtttcaaacttgcactagtgaagcaaagacatgtatctgatgaacccctcagatatctcaTAATCCACTTTACTacctcccaatgctgctttcctggcctacttatgaatctgctcacaacttccactgcatgtgcaatgtctggccttgtacacaccatagcatacatcaagctaccaatAGCTGAAGCATAAGGCACATTGCttatatggtccctttcttcttctgtcttcggtgactgttccttgcttagtttgaaatgactacccaagggtgtgctcactggtttagattcattcatgttgaatctgctgagaattttcttcacatactctgactgtggaagcttcaatgtaccattagccttgtctctaataattctcattccaaggatttgttttgcagctcccaaatccatcattgcaaactgttctgacaattacttcttcagattattaatctcctcaatgctagaccctgcaataagcatatcatctacatatagcagtaaaatgatataagaatagtcaaagaacttaacataacaacaatgatcagcttcacatctcttgaattcaattttatgcataaaactatcaaacttcttataccactgtcttggagcttgttttagaccatacaagctctttctcagtttgcagactaaattctcttgtccctggacaatgaacccttctggctgaatcatgtagatgtcttcctccaagtcaccgtgaaggaatgccgttttcacatctaactgctcaagatgtagattttatgcaaccaccattcccagtaccagtctaattgttgacatcttcacaactacagaaaatatttctgtaaagtcaatgccttccttttgctgaaaccctttgacaactaatctggctttgtagcgcttgctaccatcatgttcgttctttattctatatacccacttgttgtgcagagccttcttccctactggcaattcagttagttcccatgtctgattccccaacaaggagtccatctcatccttcatggctaactcccacttgcttgaacttttgtcctgcaaggcttcatcataacactctggctcaccaccatcagttagcagAAGATAATTTAAAGCAGGTGAATAATGCTGTGAAGGTCTAGTGGCCCTGAAAGATCTACGGACCGCAGCTACAGGTGTAATTTGAACATTCTCCCtatcatcttcacccctttcttggacagtattttcagtcaactcatctaatTTAATAAACTCATAATTGTTCTGGTCTATCGCTGCGACATCTGACACTACGGTtaacctgtccttgtacataacctgttcgttaaatatcacatttctacttcagatgattttcctgttttgttcatcccaaaaccgatagccaaatttctcatcaccatagccaatgaaatagcatattttggactttgcatcaagtttactacgagtATCAGAATCAACataacataagaaacacaaccaaaaacttttaagtaagaaaaatttacctctttatcgttccaaacctctttaggaagtctaaactccatgggaattgaaggtcctcggtttatcagatAAGCTACAGTACTGACAGCATCAGcccagaaagtttttggtagtccagcatgtagcctcatactcctagcacgctcgttgagagttctgttcatgcgctcaaccacaccattctgctgtggtgtcccaagaatggtcttttccattttgattccatgtgcaacacaatactctctgaaccctccatctacGTACTCTCCTCCGttgtccgacctcaaacactttactttcaaacctatctctgtctcaaccatagccttccacttcttaaaagtttcaaatacatcatatttatttctcagaaaataaactcatacctttctggttgagtcatcaatgaaaataACGTAGTAGCTTGAACCCCCAAGGGATGCAACAGGAGAAGGACCCCataaatctgtgtgcactaactccaattttttagccttcggtgttctgccacttttcaagaaattcacccttttctgctttcctaagatgcagctttcacacaagtcaaaatcaacggacttcaattctggtagtttcccttttgacagcagcatcttcatccccttctcactcatgtgaccaagtctgcggtgccataagcttgtatcagtacttgcttcagcaactgcaattgtatctcttggacttgaggtcatgtatagagtaccagatttctttccacgagccaatactccggctccctttgtaaccttccaagtgccaccagcacACAGCatcgcatgcccttcatcatcaaactgtccgacagaaatcaaattccttctcaggtcaggaatatgtcgtaccttctctagtaaccaaacagacccatttgGCAATGACATccggacgtttcccatacccacaacatccaaggctgtacTATCAActaaatacaccttaccaaaatctcttgctacatagttctgtataatttcatggtgtgaagtcgtatgaaatgaagctcctgagtccaaaacccaatcatcaagtggactgtctactgcaagaagtagtgcatcctgtacctcttctattacagcattagcagaatcatcctcactcttcttcttaagacttttgcattgtctcctaaagtgacccgttttcccgcagttccagcattgtcccttttggccagGTCTGGATTTACTTTTATTTCGATTATaatttctggattttgatctaccccgaatctgaatttcggtcattacctctACCTCtggtctcaaggtttagggcagaacCGGATCCTGAGGTTTCGCCTACATCTCTTCTACAAATCTCCTCGGCCAAAATTAAATc
It contains:
- the LOC131152619 gene encoding sulfite exporter TauE/SafE family protein 5-like isoform X1, producing the protein MKGFGILPTLILLPCVALLICNHSQAKPAQPISQILKFDKFNLFRSSTLPWRSQGRESQETHLRFAAPVAIAGVLCFLAASISSAGGIGGGGLFIPILTIVAGLDLKMASSFSAFMVTGGSLANVLRNMFVTTCPRYGGKTLIDYDIALLSEPCILLGVSIGVICNLVFPEWLITILFVVFLGWCTLKTFRNGILCWKSESEEVGNLGNGLVGNGICHESGGVECSKDPLLSGKGDCKVGIPRMKLGLLVMVWLSFFIVYFLRANQLGESIIQMQPCGVNYWILSSFQIPLAIIFTTWIICRNDIHPDQTSNLQMADSQTSSRSSNKLIFPIMALLAGILGGLFGIGGGMLLSPLLLHVGMAPEVTAGTCSLLVFFSSTMSSFQNLLMGMEHTDAALVFAIICFVASLLGLMVVQRAIEKYGRASLIIFSVGTVMALSTILITSFGAVDVWRDYTTGKYMGFKLPC
- the LOC131152619 gene encoding sulfite exporter TauE/SafE family protein 5-like isoform X4, with protein sequence MKGFGILPTLILLPCVALLICNHSQAKPAQPISQILKFDKFNLFRSSTLPWRSQGRESQETHLRFAAPVAIAGVLCFLAASISSAGGIGGGGLFIPILTIVAGLDLKMASSFSAFMVTGGSLANVLRNMFVTTCPRYGGKTLIDYDIALLSEPCILLGVSIGVICNLVFPEWLITILFVVFLGWCTLKTFRNGILCWKSESEEVGNLGNGLVGNGICHESGGVECSKDPLLSGKGDCKVGIPRMKLGLLVMVWLSFFIVYFLRANQLGEMADSQTSSRSSNKLIFPIMALLAGILGGLFGIGGGMLLSPLLLHVGMAPENLLMGMEHTDAALVFAIICFVASLLGLMVVQRAIEKYGRASLIIFSVGTVMALSTILITSFGAVDVWRDYTTGKYMGFKLPC
- the LOC131152619 gene encoding sulfite exporter TauE/SafE family protein 2-like isoform X3, which codes for MKGFGILPTLILLPCVALLICNHSQAKPAQPISQILKFDKFNLFRSSTLPWRSQGRESQETHLRFAAPVAIAGVLCFLAASISSAGGIGGGGLFIPILTIVAGLDLKMASSFSAFMVTGGSLANVLRNMFVTTCPRYGGKTLIDYDIALLSEPCILLGVSIGVICNLVFPEWLITILFVVFLGWCTLKTFRNGILCWKSESEEVGNLGNGLVGNGICHESGGVECSKDPLLSGKGDCKVGIPRMKLGLLVMVWLSFFIVYFLRANQLGEMADSQTSSRSSNKLIFPIMALLAGILGGLFGIGGGMLLSPLLLHVGMAPEVTAGTCSLLVFFSSTMSSFQNLLMGMEHTDAALVFAIICFVASLLGLMVVQRAIEKYGRASLIIFSVGTVMALSTILITSFGAVDVWRDYTTGKYMGFKLPC
- the LOC131152619 gene encoding sulfite exporter TauE/SafE family protein 5-like isoform X2, encoding MKGFGILPTLILLPCVALLICNHSQAKPAQPISQILKFDKFNLFRSSTLPWRSQGRESQETHLRFAAPVAIAGVLCFLAASISSAGGIGGGGLFIPILTIVAGLDLKMASSFSAFMVTGGSLANVLRNMFVTTCPRYGGKTLIDYDIALLSEPCILLGVSIGVICNLVFPEWLITILFVVFLGWCTLKTFRNGILCWKSESEEVGNLGNGLVGNGICHESGGVECSKDPLLSGKGDCKVGIPRMKLGLLVMVWLSFFIVYFLRANQLGESIIQMQPCGVNYWILSSFQIPLAIIFTTWIICRNDIHPDQTSNLQMADSQTSSRSSNKLIFPIMALLAGILGGLFGIGGGMLLSPLLLHVGMAPENLLMGMEHTDAALVFAIICFVASLLGLMVVQRAIEKYGRASLIIFSVGTVMALSTILITSFGAVDVWRDYTTGKYMGFKLPC